GATTTGTCCTGGAGCTGGTGCCCATTGAGGCTCCTTAAATTCTACCATTACCTCCTCTTCTGATATAATTTTTAGCTCTGCAGGCTGGGGCTTCATGTTGTAGCGGATCATAGCAAAAACATCTATTCTTTTCTTCTTAGGTTTAAAGGATGGGAAATTAACATTTTTTGCATATACTAAATTTGACAAGATTCTTTCTCTTTCAGCCACTATTACTAATCCTTCCTCGGGTACTATTTCCTTCACATATACAGGTTTTCCCATAGCTACTTTTAATCCCTTTCTTTGCCCAATGGTAAAAGAAAATACTCCATCATGTTCTCCTACTATCCTTCCATCTTCCGTTATAATTTTTCCCTTCTTCTCCTTTACATATTTTTTTATAAACTCTCTGTAATCGTTATTGGGAAGAAAGCATATTTCTTGGCTTTCGCTTTTTTCCTCTGTGACCAAATTATTTTCTCTTGCAATTCTTCTTACCTCTTCTTTTGTGTAATCTCCTAAGGGGAAAAGGGATTTTTCTATCTGTTCCTGGGTTAGATAGGCTAAAAAGTAGGACTGATCTTTTCTTTCATCCTTTGCCCTTTTCAACAAGAACACTTTCCTTTCCTGATCCCATTCTTTTTTTACATAGTGACCTGTGGCAAAATATTCTGCGGATATTTCTTTGGCTCTTTTCATCAATAAACCAAATTTTATAAATCTATTACAAAACATACAAGGATTAGGAGTATATCCCTTTTCGTAGGACTCTACAAAATATTTAACAATAGTTTCTTCAAACTCTCTTTTTAGGTTAATTACATAGTGAGGAATATTGAGAAGATAGGCTACTTTTTTGGCATCATTAATGGAGGTTGAAGAAACGGAAATATTCATGGTTAATCCTATAACTTCGTATCCTTCCTTTAAAAGTAGTAGGGCTGTTACACTACTATCAACCCCACCACTCATTGCTACAACAACTCTACTCACGCTTTAATGTCCACCCCTGTTTATATGGAGATATGGATCTTAACTTTTCTACTGTTTTTTCTAAAACGTCCAAGGTATAGTCTAAGTCTTCTTTTGTAGTCCAAAGTCCCAGGGTAAATCTTAAGGCACCCTGTACAAGCTCTATAGGTACTCCTATGGCGGAAAGAACATGGGAGGGCTCTAAGGAACTTGAGCTACATGCAGATCCTGTAGATACCGCAATACCTTCTAAGTCTAAGTTTAAAAGTAGAGCTTCTCCTTCAACGTATGCAAAACTAAAATTAATATTATTAGGAAGTCTTTTTTCCCTATGACCATTCAGATAAACATCAGTTATTCTCTTTTCTACCTCACTGATGAAGTAGTCTCTAAGCTCTGTTAATCTTTTCATTTCTTGATCTAATTCTTTTACAGCAAGCTCAATGGCAGTACCAAAACCCACTATTCCTGCTACATTCTCTGTTCCTGCTCTTTTTCTGCTTTCCTGCTCTCCCCCATGAATTAAAGAGTATAATTTGCTCCCCTTTCTTATATACAAAGCTCCTATTCCTTTTGGACCATAAAACTTATGGGCAGAAATTGAAAGGAAATCAATCCCTAAATCATTAACATCTACAGGTATATGACCTACAGTTTGTACAGCATCTGTATGGAAGTAAACATTCCTTTCTCTTGCAATTTGGGCAAGCTCTTTAATAGGCTCTATGGTTCCTATCTCATTGTTGGCGTGCATGATGGATATTAATATAGTGTCCTTCCTGATGGCTTTTTTTAGATCGTCGGGATCTATAAGTCCATATCTATCTACAGGAAGGTATGTAACTTCAAATCCCAATTTCTCTAAGAAATGGCATGGTTCCAATACAGCATGGTGCTCTATTGGGGTTGTAATAATATGTTTTCCTTTTTCCTGCAGGGCAAAGGCAACCCCTTTTAATACCATATTATTTGCCTCGGTACCACCACTGGTAAATATTATTTCTTCAGGCTTTGCGGAGATAGCTTTTGCTACTTTTTCCCTGGCAGATTCAATAGCATTTCTTGTTTCTCTTCCAAATCTATGTAAACTTGATGGATTTCCAAAATATTCCTTTAAGTAAGGCTCCATAGCGGACCATACTTCTGGTCTCACAGGTGTTGTGGCTGCATAATCCAAATATACTTTTCTCATTATTTACTCCTCCTTTTTTTGACTAATTTAGTATAAATTATATGAAATTGGAAATTAAATGTCAAAAATTTCTCTTTCATTTTTTCCTTTTCTATGATAATATTTAGTTAGCTAAATAATTTTTAAGGAAGATTTGGAATGAAAGATCCTTTATATAGCTTATTTAAGGATGTATTAAGGGAACATTTTATAAGAAGGGAGATGCTCCTTGGAAAAGTAAAACTTTTTCGAGGACAAGCTCCTGTACTCC
This region of Dictyoglomus sp. NZ13-RE01 genomic DNA includes:
- the nifS gene encoding cysteine desulfurase NifS, translating into MMRKVYLDYAATTPVRPEVWSAMEPYLKEYFGNPSSLHRFGRETRNAIESAREKVAKAISAKPEEIIFTSGGTEANNMVLKGVAFALQEKGKHIITTPIEHHAVLEPCHFLEKLGFEVTYLPVDRYGLIDPDDLKKAIRKDTILISIMHANNEIGTIEPIKELAQIARERNVYFHTDAVQTVGHIPVDVNDLGIDFLSISAHKFYGPKGIGALYIRKGSKLYSLIHGGEQESRKRAGTENVAGIVGFGTAIELAVKELDQEMKRLTELRDYFISEVEKRITDVYLNGHREKRLPNNINFSFAYVEGEALLLNLDLEGIAVSTGSACSSSSLEPSHVLSAIGVPIELVQGALRFTLGLWTTKEDLDYTLDVLEKTVEKLRSISPYKQGWTLKRE
- a CDS encoding tRNA 2-thiouridine(34) synthase MnmA, whose product is MSGGVDSSVTALLLLKEGYEVIGLTMNISVSSTSINDAKKVAYLLNIPHYVINLKREFEETIVKYFVESYEKGYTPNPCMFCNRFIKFGLLMKRAKEISAEYFATGHYVKKEWDQERKVFLLKRAKDERKDQSYFLAYLTQEQIEKSLFPLGDYTKEEVRRIARENNLVTEEKSESQEICFLPNNDYREFIKKYVKEKKGKIITEDGRIVGEHDGVFSFTIGQRKGLKVAMGKPVYVKEIVPEEGLVIVAERERILSNLVYAKNVNFPSFKPKKKRIDVFAMIRYNMKPQPAELKIISEEEVMVEFKEPQWAPAPGQILVCYLEDFVLCGGIIEKMKSPPS